The Campylobacter sp. genome contains the following window.
CAGCGCCTCGACGTCGTCCATCGTCGAGATAGCCGAGCGCAGCGCCCAGATCTTTTGCAGATTTTCGCTGCCTTGCAAAAGCTCCTCTTTGCGCGTGCCGGACTTGGTGATATTGATCGCGGGGTAAATTCTACGATCCGAGATGTTGCGATCGAGGATGATCTCGCTGTTGCCCGTGCCTTTGAACTCCTCGAAGATCACGTCATCCATTCGCGAGCCGGTCTCGATGAGCGCGGTAGCGACGATGGTAAGCGAGCCGCCGTTTTCGATATTTCGCGCCGCACCGAAGAAGCGCTTCGGCTTATGCAGGGCGTTTGCGTCCACGCCGCCGCTTAGGACTTTGCCGCTGCTAGGCGTGATGGTGTTGTAGGCGCGCGCAAGGCGGGTGATGCTATCAAGCAGGATGACGACGTCCTTGCCGTTTTCGACGGCGCGTTTTGCCTTTTCGATGACGAGCTCGGCGACGCGAACGTGGTTGAATGCGGGCTGATCGAAGGTCGAGCTAAATACCTCGCCGCGCACGCTGCGCTCCATGTCGGTTACCTCCTCCGGGCGCTCGTCGACTAACAGCACCAAAAGCTCGACCTCGGGGTGGTTGCGCGTAATGCCGTTGGCGAGCTCCTTCATAAGCTCCGTTTTACCGCTACGCGGAGGCGCCGTGATGAGCCCGCGCTGCCCCTTGCCGATCGGGGTGAAAAGATCAAGCACGCGACCGGTAAGGCGCATAGGATCGTATTCGAGCTTGAGCTTTTCGGTCGGGAAGAGTGGCGTGAGATTGTCAAATAGCGGACGCTCTCTAGCCTCTTGGATCGATTTGTAATTGATCGCCTCGATCTTTAAGAGCGCGTAGTACTTCTCCTGATCCTTCGGCTCGCGTACCTGACCCGTGACTATGTCGCCGACGCGAAGGGCGAATTTACGGATCTGGCTTAGGCTCACGTAGGCGTCGTTGGCACTGTCGCTTAAATTTGAATCTATGCCGCGCAAAAAGCCGTAACCCTCGGCGGTAACCTCCAAAATCCCCGTAAAAAGTATGAAGCCGCCCTGCTTCGTCTGCATGCGTAAAATTTCAAAAACGAGCGCTTGGCGGCGGAATTCGCGCGGGTTCTCGACGCCTAGCTCGTCTGCTATGGCGATGAGATTTTCAAGATCCATCGAGCGGAGCTCCTCGATCTGATAGCCCTCGACGGGAACATGCGTTTTAGCGTAAGTTTTTCTGCCGTTTTGATTAGAATTTGAAACGGCGGTCTGAGCGGAATTTTGATTTGTATTTTCCATTTGTCCTCTTAGAGTGTGAAGTTATTAAATTTGGTTTTAAAAAAGTCGCGAAATTTAAAATTTAGTTTTCTTTATAAGCACCGAACCTTAAAATTTTTTGTTGCCTTCTGCTGATGAGCTCGTCTATGCTAAGATCGTCTAGCTTGTGCAGCTCGGTTAAAACGTAGTTTCCAAGCGCTTTTATCGCGCCGTCTTTATCTCTGTGGGCGCCCGTTTTAGGCTCTTTGATCACGTCGTCGATCAAACCCAGCTCTTTTAGCTCCTCGGCGGTGATTTTTAGCGCCTTCGTAGCGGCCTCGCTCTTGCTTGGATCGTTCCACAAAATCGCGGCACAGCCCTCAGGAGAGATAACTGAAAAAATTGAGTTTTGAAGCATCGCCAGCCGATCGGCCACGCCGATAGCCAAAGCTCCGCCGCTGCCGCCCTCGCCTATAACGACGGCGATCGTAGGCGTTTTAAGATCGCTAAGCTCATATAAATTTCGCGCGATTGCTTCGCTTTGACCACGCTCCTCGGCACCAAGTCCCGGATATGCGCCCGGAGTGTCAATCAAAAACAAAATAGGAAGGTTAAATTTCTCGGCAAGTTTCGCTACGCGCAGCGCCTTGCGATAGCCCTCCGGATGGGGCATACCGAAATTGCGCTTCAGCTTGTTTTTGGTGCCGCGGCCCTTCTGCTCGGCGATCACGGCGATTTTGCGGTTACCCATAATGCCCAGATAGCATACAATCGACGGATCGTCTCTAAAGGCGCGGTCGCCGTGAAGCTCCCTAGCGTCTTGCAAAAGCGCACGAATATAATCGATCGCGTAAGGGCGATCCGGGTGGCGCGCAAGCTGAAGTCTTTGGTATTCGTTTAAATTCTTATAAACTTTGGAAATTTCTTTTTCGAGGTTCTTATTTAAAATTTCGACCGCGTCCTCATCGCCGCGAATTTTTGCAGCGGTGATATCCTCATCGATCTGCTTTATAGACTTTTCAAAGTCCAAATAACTCGCCATTAATCTACTCTTTTGAAAATAAGCGACGCGTTTGTACCGCCGAAACCGAAATTATTGCTCATAACGCAATCGAGTTTGGCTTTTCTAGCGACGTTTGGCACATAGTCCAAATCGCAATCTGGATCTTTTGAAATTTGATTTATCGTAGGCGGTATAATGCCGTTTTGCATCGCTAAAAGGCTGACCGCAGCCTCTACAGCTCCGGCAGCACCCAGGCAGTGTCCTAGCTGACCCTTAGTGGAGCTGACCGCAGGCACTTTGCCCTCGCCGAAAAGCTCTTTTAACGCCGCAGTTTCGTTTTTATCGTTTATTGCGGTGGACGTTCCGTGAGCGTTGATATAATCAATCTTCGGGCGTCCCGCCATCTCGTAGGCCTTTTTCATAGCGCGGATCGGTCCGTCTAGGCTAGGCGAAGTGATATGATAAGCATCGCCGCTAGCGCCGAATCCTACGAGCTCGCCGTAAATTTTAGCGCCGCGCGCTTTTGCGTCCTCTAGCTCTTCTAAAACTAAAGCCGCCGCGCCTTCGCCCATAACAAAGCCGTTTCGCTCCGCATCAAACGGACGTGAAGCGTGCGCAGGATCGTCATTTCTAGCACAAAGCGCCTTCATCGCGGCAAATCCGCCGATACCTACGGGACAAACCGCAGCCTCGGCTCCCACTGCAAGCATCTTTTTCGCTTCGCCGATCATAATAACTCTCGCAGCGTCCATAATCGCATGTGCAGAAGCCGCACAAGCCGTAACGCTGGATAAATTCGGACCTTTTAATTTATAATATATCGAAACAAAGCCGCCGAGCATATTTACTAACGCAGAAGGGATAAAAAACGGAGAAATTCGCCTAGGGCCGCGCTGCAAGCAGGTATTGGCGTTTATCTCGATATTCGGCAAACCGCCTATACCGCTAGCGGAGCTAACGCCGAATTCATCGCTATCGAAACCGCTAAATTTAGCGTCATCCATAGCTTCACCCGCGGCTTTAAGTCCCAGCTGGATAAATCTATCCATCTTTTTTATCTCTTTTCCATCCTCGATTATGCTCGAAGGATCGAAACCTTTTACTTCAGCTGCAATTTGAACCGGAAATTCGCTAGCGTCAAAGAGCGAAATTTTATCAACCCCGGTTTTTCCGTTACAGAT
Protein-coding sequences here:
- a CDS encoding beta-ketoacyl-ACP synthase II, whose product is MKRVVVTGIGMITSLGLDKQSSFENICNGKTGVDKISLFDASEFPVQIAAEVKGFDPSSIIEDGKEIKKMDRFIQLGLKAAGEAMDDAKFSGFDSDEFGVSSASGIGGLPNIEINANTCLQRGPRRISPFFIPSALVNMLGGFVSIYYKLKGPNLSSVTACAASAHAIMDAARVIMIGEAKKMLAVGAEAAVCPVGIGGFAAMKALCARNDDPAHASRPFDAERNGFVMGEGAAALVLEELEDAKARGAKIYGELVGFGASGDAYHITSPSLDGPIRAMKKAYEMAGRPKIDYINAHGTSTAINDKNETAALKELFGEGKVPAVSSTKGQLGHCLGAAGAVEAAVSLLAMQNGIIPPTINQISKDPDCDLDYVPNVARKAKLDCVMSNNFGFGGTNASLIFKRVD
- the accA gene encoding acetyl-CoA carboxylase carboxyl transferase subunit alpha — translated: MASYLDFEKSIKQIDEDITAAKIRGDEDAVEILNKNLEKEISKVYKNLNEYQRLQLARHPDRPYAIDYIRALLQDARELHGDRAFRDDPSIVCYLGIMGNRKIAVIAEQKGRGTKNKLKRNFGMPHPEGYRKALRVAKLAEKFNLPILFLIDTPGAYPGLGAEERGQSEAIARNLYELSDLKTPTIAVVIGEGGSGGALAIGVADRLAMLQNSIFSVISPEGCAAILWNDPSKSEAATKALKITAEELKELGLIDDVIKEPKTGAHRDKDGAIKALGNYVLTELHKLDDLSIDELISRRQQKILRFGAYKEN
- the rho gene encoding transcription termination factor Rho: MENTNQNSAQTAVSNSNQNGRKTYAKTHVPVEGYQIEELRSMDLENLIAIADELGVENPREFRRQALVFEILRMQTKQGGFILFTGILEVTAEGYGFLRGIDSNLSDSANDAYVSLSQIRKFALRVGDIVTGQVREPKDQEKYYALLKIEAINYKSIQEARERPLFDNLTPLFPTEKLKLEYDPMRLTGRVLDLFTPIGKGQRGLITAPPRSGKTELMKELANGITRNHPEVELLVLLVDERPEEVTDMERSVRGEVFSSTFDQPAFNHVRVAELVIEKAKRAVENGKDVVILLDSITRLARAYNTITPSSGKVLSGGVDANALHKPKRFFGAARNIENGGSLTIVATALIETGSRMDDVIFEEFKGTGNSEIILDRNISDRRIYPAINITKSGTRKEELLQGSENLQKIWALRSAISTMDDVEALKFLYAKMLKTKDNTELLSIMNG